The Toxorhynchites rutilus septentrionalis strain SRP chromosome 1, ASM2978413v1, whole genome shotgun sequence genome contains the following window.
GGTATTGCAGGTTGAACAGCACCCTCGCCAGATTGAGCAACGTGTCGGCGTTGGTCGGTGCAACGGAAAGGGCCCGCCGAAAGCACTCGATCGCATGGCCGGCATTGCCCTTGATGCGCCAAAAGTTACCAATTTGATTCCACAGCTGGATGGTTTGAGGTTGTTCCTTCTTGGCACGACGCAGCCTTCGTTCGAGTGCATCGATGTTGAAGTGGTCCAATGATTGGCCGGATTTTCGCTTGAGAAATAAATACGCCACTTCTGGCTCAGGCGCTAGATTGTGTTCGTACCGTTGGGCCACACCTACCAGGTCATCGTAATGGGTGAAATTGACCGGTTTGCCACACGTTAGTGGTTCAGCAGACGATCTTTTATCCGGTTGGCTCGTGTAATCATCAGTATTGCCTTTGGATGATGTTAAAACCGTATCCTCGCTGCTACCATTTGTAGTTTGTGATGGTGCGTGATTCGCAGTGTCTTCACCCAACCGTCGTAAAAGTTCCTCCGTTGTTCCCTCGCCACGATTCCAAGTATTGTGCCTACTGTTGGCCGCCGTTGCCGTGATTATCGTAAACGTTGACTCCTCGTCTTCGTCGAGTTCATCCGGATGGAGAAAATCACCATCTTCCAGCGTGAAACCAGCAAGGGAATCCTGTAAATTCAAACATTGTGTCATAACACCAGTGTCGGAATTCGCTTTCGATCACAACACAAACCCTCGCTGCATGCCTTCCGGTTGACACACTCACAATTTTGCCCTGTTCCGCGTTGAGCTTCCACAGCGTTGATGTGCGCGTGTTGGTCGTGATAACCTGCAGacagaaaatgtaaacaaacacgTAGCAGAGCGCCTGTTTGCGCTCTTGCGTTGCGTATGCGACTCGTCGCGTAGCTGACACCGTCGCTAATAAGGCTGCCATAGTTCTTGGTGCGAGTGTGCATGCATGCATGCATGCACCAATTTCCGCTCAGgtaacaataaacaaaaaaaaaaaaagaatctgaTTTAACACTGCATGGTATGCAGCATTTCTTTGCAAACGGTTTTTCTGTGAATTCTAGAAACTATCACAATATAAACACTGCATGGCAGTCAGAAACAATCGTCTTATTCAAGCACAACGTTCAATGAATTGATAGTTTCAACTCGGGAAACACACAAATCAAAATTGCACACTTTCTTGGtgggatgcaaaaaaaaaggatctgtTGTTTTTCGCACACAGTCGATTTATGGCCATTCCGTTTGACATGTGTGTTGCGCGAGAGACAGGACGAAAGTGCTCCCGGTGGCAGATTTTATTGTTTTGCGCAAAATGCGCCTTCTGCTGCTTGAAGGAGTGGGATTTTGATGAGTCTGCTTTGCAGCATTTCGACAAGGCGTAAGTTTAGACGCGTATAGCGTGTGTGTGGTGATGTAGCACGCGTAGGAAAATTTGatgcataacttttttttttattcctttcATGTGGTTTTCATAATATGCATTACGTAAATTAGAATAAAGTTAAATGATTTATCGATATCGATATTACTTTGTCAGGTCCGAgcggtttgcatttgatttccgcATTTGTGAACCAAAGAGATTTTCCGCAAACGGGCCCCTCGCCCGCATCGCATCGTGTTGACTCTGTCCTCGGCCTAAGAGAAGTAAACAATTGAATGAACAAAGTAGGTATGTTCCCCGAATTTCACGCGCTGCTTGCGCTGTGGCAGGAGAGCAACAAACAGGATGTTTGCATTAGCATCCATGGTCTGGTTTCCTTATCCGTTcttgcatcatcatcatcatcggttCGTGTATagtcgaggttccactgtaatATGTAGGGGAGCTGACCCAAATATGGATctcgatctttttttttgagtatTACTCAGCTCGTAATTAAGTTAGCAACCCGTCTAAACCCTTGATCTGTGGATAAAAGTCCACAGTTTGACCCTCTAAAATCACAACCGCCTATCTTTAATagttttcccaaaaaaatatttttgtaaaaacatcactttcaaaatttcaaaaaaatggtCGCGAAATATGGAacgttttggtttttttcacattaaaaaaataattgaaatactCAGAGAAAAGGTTTATTAAGGAAATAAAAAGTGATTctaatcaacaaaattcacacagAAAGCCATCTTGCTTTTGGTCGACGCCCTCACAATCCATATGGCACTTTTTTTATCTTTCGCATTTTTCGGTGCATTGAATCCAGCTTTCGTTTGGGTCGTCTCATATTTTGTTGCATTTTCCATGTCACTTTCAGCATAAGTTTTCCGTTTCTTTGCGTTATAGTTACCAGCCATCTCGTTTGTGCTGTAAACAGTTCCATATTAGGCAActtggacttttttttaaataactttaacATCATTTTAAAATGAGTTAACATCAAATCCAAGGTCTGAAAGTACTCACTTTGATCTTTTCAACGATACCGAACAACATTAACTTTCGAAACTTTTTCTAccctaaatttttcacaaatcACATTTTCGTTGATAACAACCACAAAAATTATCGGACCATCAACAGATCTCGTCAGGCGTGGTTATTTCACTAGAAGAACAACTTCCAACAATCGCCGGTAAAATGCTCTGCTTACTTTTCGAGATATTGACGCGTTTCATATTTGGAACCCGTTCCATATTTGGGTCCGCTCCCCTAAGAAATAATTCGGAGATGTGGGGATGACGTTTTGAGAGGACGGGACAAACCAAAAAGTTCGAGCCGTGCCTACCAGATCAGTTGCCCCCGACAGAGTGTTAACTACAGAAGCCACTCTAATTCCACAAGTGAGCACATGATGAAACATGATTTCTTTCTACTACTACAGCTCGCGTAACATGTTTGATGTTCAGTTCAATTCGTATAACAAACGGTTTTTCCAAGGCcactttttataaaataaaatttaataataaaaaatttaaaatgattGAATTTTACTTCAGTTGACAAACATTATAGGAGCAGGATGCGACATAgacaagtgatttttgaaattctgTAACTTCGTATAATATCGACGCTTGACGATAAGATATACTTCATTTTACAACCAAAAGATTTTAAGTTCTGAAACTTCGCATGTACATATCTGATGTGTGTTTGCGTAATGGACATTAACatcgagaaagaaaaaaagtttttacatTCCCATTTTTCACACATTTGTTCAGAACATTTTAATGCTCATTTATTCAtgttgtcaataacgagcaacaacTGCATCAGTCAGGTACAATATTGATATACCACGGTGATTCGAATGCAAatatggagagaaaaaaaattgcaatttatACACCGTCCGCTTTCACCTTATTAGTTACATGTATatcaatttttatcattttttattaCAGTCTATCACGACCTAGCGAGCAGACAACAGTGTTCActaatgctgatatcacacaGAAAGATTTTGCTTGATAAAAGGAAGAATGGTAAATGTCGCATACTATTCAGTTCCTGGAGAAAAGTGAAACATAGCATCGTAAGCCCCATTCTTGTGTGAACCTCTTGTAAGCTAGAAGTGGTAGCAAAGCAGCAACATCAATAGTCACAAGCTCAGCAgtagcaacaacagcaacatcaaatttgtttcaattttgctgTATAACGTGGACGAAAATACAACGCTTGTGTGCATGCTTCGCTCCTGTTGAAACGTGTTTTATTCCACCATCTACCGAGCAGAAAGAGTTAATttatcagttcttttcagaattaCTCTTCCTAGAAAATTACCACTGCAAACTAACAAGTTCAAGCGTCCAAAGCGCACGTGAATCGTGCGCCACCTGACCAGAGCCTCAACTTTTGTGCTACATCGGTATGAACAGTCCAGGTTAGCTTGAAAAGGACCGATGGATTACGTTGTTTCgtagaagcagttgaagatggttgattgatGATCTATTGTTACGAGAGCGATACATAAGTTGGGCATATGTTGTAATTTGTTTCCTTATGTCAATGTATGCATTGCATTCATCGCGAGCGTTATCGCGGTGGTCTTTGTCGTAAATGACGTACAATTTTTGTTAATTGACGTACATTTTTTAACCTCTTCAATTCGCCTTTGGCTTCGtatgaaaacaataacaatgtgtgcctgtgatgcaaaaatacagaagtacTCTTCGCCAGACGCCAGACGACGCAATATTGTTCAGTAGACGCACCGCGATGATTTTCACTTTTCGTAGCTGCATTCAAGGATTGTACACAACACACTTCAATACAATCTATATTTTATACGACACCTAGCAATCAATGAAACCCAACCTTTCataatttggttttgttttgaaGTATTTGATGGAATTCTGTGTTTATTCATTGGAAAATAACGGGTTACAAAAGAAATAAAACATAACACTGTATACTCTACTATGGGGTTTGTCCTATGAAACAGATTTCTCAGGAAGCATGTTTCTTCAATTTGTGCCATATGCTATGGCAGTGAACCAGAAACCGGTACCGCTCAAAACCTTCGGTCGACGGCAGCAATGCTGCCGACGACGCTAAGCTCCGTGAAAATACATCCGCTTTTCGCACGTAGTCAATCGACAATGAAAGAACAAATTCTCACCATCGTGTCAGCTTCCCATCAGTCTCTCACGGACCGGTGATGGATGGAATTTAACTGATATCAAAATTGTGTTAGCACGAGTACACGTGGGCCCCCCTTGTTCTGTCATTGTTGTCAAGCGCTCTGAATGGTTCTTTTCTTCCCTCGTGTCAGATGTGCAGACAGGCAGAGCGTACCAAAAGCTGCTGTTGTTGCCGCTGGAAAGCCAGCTGGCTGTCGAGAATTGAGAGTAAATCCGATTTTCCACGAAACGGGTGCAGCCAATGCTTTTTAGAGCCGTATCCAAGAAGGGAAAATGTTAGATAATGTCGACTGTTTGTCGAACATTATCCACAAACAGATTGTTTTGCTGGGTGTGTGAacgaaagcttctgaaaattgttCCAGAATTCAAGTCCTAATTCGCAAATGTTCACGTTGTGATCCACACAATGCAACGATAACCAGACAATGAAATAAGATTGTCTGAGCTGGTGGGATGGATGATAGCATCGTCATCCTCCACTTTTCTCTGGGATGTCGAAGTGTTCTAATTTTACTGTGGATCCGGCGGCTCCACTTGATGGAATTCAAAATCAACCCTTTGGGTGGGTAATCATTGCATCTCCCTACGCTTCTCGTTACACTTCGCTGAGTTTTTTCAATCACTTTTGGGTTTCTACTGAAAGTTGGATCAGCTGGGCCACGTTGAGTTCCCTGGAAGAGAAGGAATGCATGGGAAATTATGTTATGGCGTTTTCGAGAGCGTTAATTAAGTACATGTGTGAGTATAGTTCGTACGATTTCTATGCCGGCTATGAGCCAGAAGGTACCCTTTGAGAAACAGGATGACTGGCGGAGACTATGGTGGCAATTAAGCATTGGAATGAAGCGTAATTTAGGAATCTGGGAGCTTAAGTGTAATCTATTGAAAGGAGATTAGCATCAGTCTTTCGTACACGACTTTCAGTCGTCTGATGGGAACGGGGTAAAGAAAATTACTTAGCGATATTTGGGTTAAATGACTTTATGTCTATTAGCTTTTAGTAAGTGAGAATGCATTTACCTTTGTCGGGATTTGCCTCACTTATCAGGAAGCGAACGAAGTAAAGCATAATGTTTGTCATAAAGTACTATGATGAGAGAAGGAAGATATTTGTTTTAACACTGCAAGTATTTAAGGATAACATTTTTACAAAGACTCAAGATGCATTAAGCTTAATGCATCGACGTTTGCATTGTTTCTTCAACTTTTCCAGATTGAATGCATAGAACTTAGCCATGACATGGAGCCAATATGTACGAGTCAAAAATATTCCGAGTTTTCATAAAATGAGGTACCGCAAATTATCGAAGGTGGGTAATTGTGACTGGCATGTTCCTTATTCACACCCATCTTCAAGCGCACCACATTTTGTGGCGCCACTTTGACGAGACGAGTGTTTTGAATTTTCTGCGATTTGTACTAACCGAACGGAGCAATAtcaaagaaaatgctttattaaTCAAGGCGATTTATATTATTgccttcaaaataggccccTTATAAAGCAATACACGTTTTTCAACGAActatccagtcatcgaaactcttttgacgtaagattacgtctttcgggaacatattggggtacaaattgaaaatcgaaaatcgagcacatcgtaaaaattgtccaatttcaaacgctcattgctcagtcatttcatgatggattgatgagatttttgcgtcagtcgatttcggcactccataacaattttttacattgaataaaataatatatttcatgaaactaaccactgaacaattgaaaaatctcaacccctatcctaacaggAATACCcacaatacccacttctgattggtcgaaaatgACAACGGTGGCGGCTCATGTACCTAgaattattggtcagttatttcctgatggatttacgagatatttgcatcaatcgatctgagcacttcATACCAATTTATTTTAGTGAATAAgataatatattatatgaaactaactatgaaacaatcgaaaaatctccaaacggaaatacctcgttctaattttctaattttctaatttttttcaattttcataaataataaaaaaaagtgttcccGCTCGAAAACGGATCGTCCGGTTTAAGCtgcctgttttgttgtgtttatccaaatttcacccaaggaaggatcatacgacgagaaaaattgaattaaggaatattcgaaaaagtgattttcatatgCCCTACACATCGTATTCAGTGCTGCTAGTCCAAATAAAATTCGCATTGATGCATATAGCATCGTGTTACGTTgggtttgaagcaaaaatgaaaaacactcagaaagcaacaaatatagaagaaaattgccttttctatttcaaatatgttttttctcgtgttctttttttctggtgagaaaaattgataattgtgttcgatagtcataattatcttatattacattggtgacttttcattctttatttcatccatacatctaCTGTCTACTGTGTCTACTCGGAAAGTCTCATTAACAAGGGACCTCTAGAATTGTGTCTCAGGATTGGCTTACTATTAGGTAACGGTTAGACAGAGTGGTGGTCCACTAGGCCGAATTTTGTGTCGTTCAACAGGGAGCTCGTCGATGGCGTTCAAGCTTTTCGACCGAGTTCTTGGACAAACGTCCGTCCTTCTCCACACCCGAATCCATAAAAGTCTCGTTTTCATTGGCGAATTCCTCCTCGAGCTTTTTCTTCATAATTTCAATATACAGTCCCCATTCTCTCTACGCTATTGCTAACCATCTCTTCTTGCTGTATTCTACTATACCGGCTCACCAATATTCCCGCAGATTTGTATAAATAGAATACAAatcaatttcatttatttccCTACGTAACGATAATTATTTCCTACTAAGCAAATTTATCAAAAAAGAGACAAAATCAACAATAAAATAACCTAACTTACCTGTAACAAACAGTCACACGTAGCACTACGAAATGAAACACTGATACATTCAACTTATCGAAtacacaaatattttttcagttattAGTAAAATTATGTCTTTAACGCTTCATAAAACACCATTTCCTAAAGAAATGACCTACAAATTATGCTATGCAGCATCTTTcgtagaacggcaacagaaaatctaaACCGACTCGGTTGTGCGGTATTGTCGACAGCAATAACAACCGCTGCGGAGCATATTTGCTCACCTTtagttttcaaccgaagaatACAGCTCTTACCACtggaaaataacttttttcaaataactttcaattttttttgtatacatATGAGTTACGAAACTGGGAATCATCATTTCTTACCGGCCGATTGCTAGCGCATCGTGAATTCGAGGTAGAATATCTCATGGTCGCTAAAGACAGAAAGGAAGATTCTAGGAACGAAAATTCAATCTCATGCACGTTACGGTGAAAGAAACTTCAGCTTTCCCCTAACAttcaacccaacaaacattaaaaCGCATAACTTGGCAAATTCTAGGCCGCGTATGAAGTAAGATCGGATCAAAATCATATATAATATTGATCAAAGGATACATTGtgtaaaatcgtataaaatacgaaatcctcgattttatttattacactatcgtaaaatcgatctatACGGAATCATATACGCATATCAGGCTGATGCTGATGCTGATGCatgaaaatataaattgaatACTGCGTAGTACTGCGAAAAATGGTATTACATGCTGTAGAAAATCGTTCAAGAGTAAATAATATTAGATCGTAATTGAGGCCGTATTATATCATATTAGGAATTTTATATATCGAGATCCGCGATGTCGTATGTATAGTGTTGACGTCTGGTTGTGATATGGTGATTTAGGGAGACAAATTAATCACTACTCGATCAGCAGACCCGAAAACAGCTTCAAATTGGTAAAACTTGAATGAAGATTTTTACTTcaagttatttgattacttaaaacacgtagcaTTGAACCTTACTTGACCATTTCTATacaaatttcaagacatttccaCTAGAATACAATACATGAGCAggaatgacgtatccgattACATCTACTCGtacatacagtaaaacctgtttatgtgcgaattttttttatgcgatttttttgggcggttttctgttcttgtgcggttttttgcgCGATttatttttgtgcggtatatgaaaaaaagcatatttgacgaagttatcgtccatttagtttttctcgatggtttatatgcacttcagtgtgaaaaaaaacatatttgcgtctcaattatccacttctgaaattattcgccccctctcatcaaatgctctaagtttttctaagttttagcatgacatgatttctaacagcaacacgtgcAACTAAAggcacaaaacagccacacgcaaccgaaaaggcaaagtgtcccatcgcaaagcagtgaaacaaaaggaaattgagcGGTGAATGGGGTGGAtctttttttatgcgatccctatctaccgcacaaaaagagttttttttcaaaatgtgtaccggacacgattttttaaagctgctggtgaagttttgcacggtttttttatgcgactttttttgtgcggtccctatcccccgaacaaaaaaaggtttgcctgtatagagTTTTAACTGCTCTAGAATTATATTCCAGATGGCCGTACGAGATATCTGTTGCTTATCATGCTTATCAATAGGAGATCGAATCCTATTGGAACAATTGTCaatcaccaccaccactcatttcaaatatgtataCCCCCTCCCAgtaaaaatcaaatgaataattcatgtttttaggaacataaatgttgttatatgTACAAATGGCGGTTCGTGagtttataaaaataattataacctCACACacaattgtttttgtttgcttGTAGTAAATTGTATGTACGTATGACAAAAGTCGTACTAGACGCATACGtcagtcgtatattcatccaaactaattcacAAGCAATTGTTACGTATGTATAtcacctccacttttgcatgtaaagggtgtaccgtttaaaatccgcacacacTTAGATTGCTCTAACTTTTGATCCGTTGGGTGAAATAGATTGAAATATTACGTACCCATAGTTTGATGTGTATTATTTTCACTCTGTTTTTACAGGTGCGCAAAAGTTCTCAAAATGGCAACGAAAGAACATTGCGTGCACGAAAAAGTTTTGCACCAGTACTTCGAGAATAAGGATTTGTCGCTTTGCGCCATCGGAAAAATAggtgtgggttatatctgtgatataaccgtaaggtgtacgtaggactaccgttggcttagtaatcactGGTTTGAGGTTGCATCTAAATTAATTTGAATAAATGGATGaacaaatattttcttttttcacttGAATACAGAGATACACGTTGGTTCGATATTTTTGTTTTCGCAATGGAATGGATATATTCAACTAGTACTACTTCTTTTGTTCGGGTATAATTTAATCACTGGAACGCTTagcaaaaatagatataaatcaGGAAATTTATGAATTTCATTTATACTTAATAAGCCTGTTGTATGACGCTTGTCCGTTTCCATTTTTGTATAAAATAGGCTTTGAGCTTTTctagttcatttgcctctagcccGGAAGAGGACCCTTGTGGAAAACTTAACTCCTCTTCATGttttgagaaagacaattcattcctacTCGACGCTCGCCGGTAAACTCACTAAACAAACATCACACGAGAAGTGCTATGATGCACAAAGTCAATTTCGTGTTCGAATGCATGCGTAATCACATTCTTTCGATTGAATACGAGAACATCTAGTGAAGACATATAACCTCAACGCCTCAGTTCGAAATGTGTTCAAACAGTTGCATGTGTCTGCAAGCCTTTCGTGCAGAATACCAAAACTCGAGCTGAACTACGTGCGTTTATGGTTCAGGCGTCCCCAAATCGTGACGAGAAACAGAATACGGTCGCAAAAAGCCGCACTGCTGCGTGATGGATGACAAGGCATATGAGAAGGCGGACTTCAACCAGATTCCAGGGAACCTGTATGTGACTGCCAAGGATAATTTGGATGTTCCCGAAAACCTCCGGACGGAGAAAAAGTCGAAGTTCACCTAGATGTTCTCAATTTGGCAAGCGATTTatacttgcggaaagcggattCCACCTTTCGTTACCGCAAGCAGGATGAATGGACAGGTGTATTTGGAAGAGTGTCTCCAAAAGCGTCTTCTCCCTCTCCTGAAGGATCACAACGGCCCGACGATCttctggccagatttggcatcatgccactacacGAAGGACGTGCTAGAGTGGTATTATGGGAATGACGTATTATGGGAATgatttcgtgccgaaagatctgaACCCCCAAACACTCGGGAACTGggcccaatagaaaaataatgcaaaattgCATTATGTTAAATGTTGAATGCAAAAAACTGTACATTCTTAGGTCGTGCTGAAACTTATGGCTGGGGTTAATGCCAAGGTTAGCGCATTCGGATATGAAGacgaaataaattgaatgaatgatgccaaaactaactttaattcaatttaatttaattgtttCTTTTTACTCTCTGAAAATTTGATGATAAGCGGAtaaaaactcgaactttgagAATGTATTTCGtttgtgcggattttaaacggtacACCCTTCGTATGTCAGTTAGGTGCTTCATAATATGGGATATATGAAGCAGTATATAcgctagttatacgatttaatgtttgctgggaaagcTCTCAAAAGCGCCAAATGTCCGAATACCTACGAAAATCTTCTAGGAGTGCGAAAGCCTGGTGTCTTGCCTAAGAAGCTTCGTTAAGTTTCAATGTTGTAGTCCCTATCCAAGGAACCACGTTGGGGAAAAATGTCCCACAGCGTTATTCTAGGatacaatttttatttaatgAGCCTTACGGTACACTGCGATGGGAGACAAAATTTACACTGGAATAATAATGGTTGATTCCAGACAACAGAAAGGCAGTGTTAAAACAAACATCATGTCATTCATCCCGAAACATCTCAG
Protein-coding sequences here:
- the LOC129762275 gene encoding tetratricopeptide repeat protein 17-like, whose translation is MHACTLAPRTMAALLATVSATRRVAYATQERKQALCYVFVYIFCLQVITTNTRTSTLWKLNAEQGKIVSVSTGRHAARDSLAGFTLEDGDFLHPDELDEDEESTFTIITATAANSRHNTWNRGEGTTEELLRRLGEDTANHAPSQTTNGSSEDTVLTSSKGNTDDYTSQPDKRSSAEPLTCGKPVNFTHYDDLVGVAQRYEHNLAPEPEVAYLFLKRKSGQSLDHFNIDALERRLRRAKKEQPQTIQLWNQIGNFWRIKGNAGHAIECFRRALSVAPTNADTLLNLARVLFNLQYLDDAISLTKRSLEVHPADRSAWRQYFTLGEIFKAYGQLSDSILHLKQALALYPHYEPIRRLIAEAEKIEFASNTTRMQFYTGLIIVMLSLFVLLMVSLMLRSRSSGSGFFSSPSYFSSNGGCKEEPAANDPNDDSRLGPIINGFSLASFRPAKHFNRAQAMRSLRSVAFRSFRPFRYRK